One segment of Solanum lycopersicum chromosome 1, SLM_r2.1 DNA contains the following:
- the LOC104644397 gene encoding protein FAF-like, chloroplastic yields MSIPRMEEMETPQLSKPPTPHMPKTNGIVSILGSDTQRGKSNATSIRRTFSADMSSKQWLTQNGFFSLIKKVASSKDLTLSTSSEEEEEEKEEEELERRKTSFDVWSSILSQKKNDDLQTPYIHPLVKRSTSSLSEKSLETCTENLGSENGSDGFSSYTPSENGDVDEEKHDHHHYHYRHHQYCSQFIEELRAVKYKNSKRSSSSFPPPITSLAIGDNKPSIQMQSRRQDGRLILEVVSIPPRYHFHAHRHDGRLLLTLVDNSTSTLSLEQEMEDNDEEFDHIFDDIDDHTPQLIMEQKPKFSSGVINMKTLTLMMNLLDSPVEITEKTKFTKFSSELKDHLRLGNKNLITWSHKFSNNLTCTVDSTELTKELSQITSVPQSLPTQLAPATALNVYEYFWRKSPTIAREYNKYTTKQVVVASYSTTPNEKGTTKVAPNEQQDLVLMRGNRANCNYLVPLQRGCKEPKMSLLIWEPYCIVTS; encoded by the coding sequence ATGTCAATACCTAGAATGGAAGAAATGGAAACACCACAATTGAGTAAACCACCAACACCACATATGCCTAAGACAAATGGCATAGTGTCAATTCTTGGATCAGATACTCAAAGAGGCAAATCAAATGCAACCTCTATTAGAAGAACATTTTCAGCTGATATGTCATCCAAACAATGGCTTACACAAAATGGTTTTTTCTCTCTAATCAAAAAGGTTGCTTCATCTAAAGATCTTACTCTTTCGACCTCCtctgaggaagaagaagaagagaaagaggaGGAGGAGCTCGAAAGACGAAAAACATCATTTGATGTTTGGAGTTCAATTTTgtcacaaaagaaaaatgatgatCTTCAAACTCCATATATTCACCCTCTTGTTAAAAGATCAACAAGTTCTTTAAGTGAAAAAAGTCTTGAAACTTGTACTGAAAATCTTGGATCGGAGAATGGTTCTGATGGGTTTTCCTCCTACACTCCTTCTGAGAATGGAGATGTAGATGAGGAAAAACACGATCATCATCACTACCACTACCGCCACCACCAATACTGCTCGCAATTCATTGAGGAATTGCGAGCAGTAAAGTATAAGAATAGCAAGAGATCATCATCATCTTTTCCTCCACCAATTACTTCCTTGGCTATAGGGGATAACAAGCCTTCTATACAAATGCAATCTCGACGTCAAGATGGTAGATTGATTCTTGAAGTTGTTTCTATTCCTCCTCGATATCATTTCCATGCCCATCGCCATGATGGTCGTCTTCTTCTCACCTTAGTTGATAATAGTACTTCCACTTTATCATTAGAACAAGAGATGGAGGATAATGATGAAgaatttgatcatattttcGACGATATTGATGATCATACACCTCAATTGATTATGGAGCAAAAGCCAAAATTTTCAAGTGGGGTGATAAATATGAAGACATTAACCCTAATGATGAATTTGTTAGATTCTCCAGTCGAAATAACAGAAAAGACAAAATTTACCAAATTCTCCTCAGAGCTAAAAGATCATCTTAGGCTAGGAAACAAGAATCTTATAACATGGTCCCACAAGTTCAGTAACAACTTGACATGTACTGTGGATTCAACTGAACTGACTAAGGAGCTAAGTCAGATAACCTCAGTTCCTCAATCACTCCCAACTCAACTAGCACCTGCGACCGCGCTCAATGTCTATGAGTATTTTTGGAGGAAGAGTCCCACAATTGCAAGAGAATACAACAAGTATACAACTAAGCAAGTTGTTGTTGCATCCTATAGTACTACTCCTAATGAGAAGGGTACAACAAAAGTAGCACCAAATGAGCAACAAGACTTGGTGTTAATGAGAGGGAATAGAGCAAATTGTAACTATTTGGTACCTTTGCAAAGAGGATGCAAAGAGCCAAAGATGTCTTTACTAATTTGGGAGCCTTATTGCATTGTCACCTCATGA
- the LOC101249293 gene encoding protein FAF-like, chloroplastic gives MATPHLCKPPTPLLPKTKGIVSILGSDTQRGKSNVTSIRRAFSADMSSKQWLTQNGFFSPIKKIASSKDLALSTSSEEEEEEEKLERRKTSFGVWSSILSQKKNDDFQTPYIHPLVKRSTSSLSEKSLEICTENLGSENGSDGFSSYASSEYEDVDEEKHDHHHYHHHHQYCSQFIEELRVVKHNNSKRPSSSFPPPITSLARGDNKPSIQMQSRRQDGKLILEVVSIPPRNRFHAHRLDGRLLLTLVDNSTSVSSLEKEMEDYGEDFDQLFDVIDDHTPQNDYISDDCLDKEEEEKGIIVMEQNPRLSSGVKTIMRLLDSPIEIRKKSMQFPIETKKFKFSLELKDHLRLGNKIRVTWSNKFSKVVNLTGSVDSTELTDQEVSQIISVPQSTTASFNAYEYFWRKNPTIAEKCNNYTTKQVVVASNSTTPNAKSTTKVATYMNYLVPLQRGCKEQKRSLLIWEPYCIATS, from the coding sequence ATGGCAACACCACATTTGTGTAAACCACCAACACCACTATTGCCTAAGACAAAGGGCATAGTGTCAATTCTTGGATCAGATACTCAAAGAGGCAAATCAAATGTAACCTCTATTAGAAGAGCATTTTCAGCTGATATGTCATCTAAACAATGGCTTACACAAAATGGTTTTTTCTCTCCCATTAAAAAGATTGCTTCATCTAAAGATCTTGCGCTTTCAACCTCCTCTgaggaagaggaggaggaggagaagctCGAAAGGCGAAAAACATCATTTGGTGTTTGGAGTTCAATTTTgtcacaaaagaaaaatgatgattTCCAAACTCCATATATTCACCCTCTTGTTAAAAGATCAACAAGTTCTTTGAGTGAAAAGAGTCTTGAGATTTGTACTGAAAATCTTGGATCGGAGAATGGTTCTGATGGTTTTTCCTCCTACGCTTCTTCTGAGTATGAAGATGTAGATGAGGAAAAACACGATCATCATCActatcaccaccaccaccaataCTGCTCGCAATTTATTGAGGAATTGCGAGTAGTAAAGCATAATAATAGCAAGAGACCATCATCATCTTTTCCTCCTCCAATTACTTCCTTGGCTAGGGGGGACAACAAGCCTTCCATTCAAATGCAATCTCGACGCCAAGATGGTAAATTGATTCTTGAAGTTGTTTCTATTCCTCCTCGAAATCGTTTCCATGCCCATCGCCTTGATGGTCGTCTTCTTCTAACCTTAGTTGATAATAGTACGTCCGTTTCATCATTAGAAAAAGAGATGGAGGATTATGGTGAAGATTTTGATCAACTTTTCGACGTTATTGATGATCATACACCTCAAAATGATTATATAAGTGATGATTGTcttgataaagaagaagaagaaaagggaatCATTGTGATGGAACAAAACCCAAGATTATCAAGTGGGGTAAAAACTATAATGAGGTTGTTAGATTCTCCAATCGAAATAAGGAAAAAGTCAATGCAATTCCCAATTgagacaaaaaaatttaaattctccCTCGAACTGAAAGATCATTTACGGCTAGGAAACAAGATTCGTGTAACATGGTCTAACAAGTTTAGTAAAGTTGTCAACTTGACAGGTTCTGTGGATTCAACTGAACTAACTGATCAGGAAGTGAGTCAAATAATCTCAGTTCCTCAGTCGACGACGGCCTCTTTCAATGCCTATGAGTATTTTTGGAGGAAGAATCCTACAATTGCAGAAAAATGCAACAACTATACCACTAAGCAAGTTGTTGTTGCATCCAATAGTACTACTCCCAATGCTAAGAGTACAACAAAAGTAGCAacatatatgaattatttgGTACCTTTGCAAAGAGGATGCAAAGAGCAAAAGAGGTCTTTGCTAATTTGGGAGCCTTACTGCATTGCTACCTCTTGA
- the LOC101249571 gene encoding uncharacterized protein, which yields MKSPVMTGQTGSSTVHRRQPLLRTETTTPTTTMMNHCETLRNRKGEVAGRTAAECATVCCCLPCAMIHFLILAVYKVPTGLCRKLLRKNKQKRLLNNNNKKIESKCCQLTGAGDGKESENVKAIGEKPASAESETEMWGRFYEGGFWRNSSEKKEE from the coding sequence ATGAAATCGCCGGTGATGACAGGGCAAACAGGGTCATCGACGGTGCACCGTCGACAACCGTTGTTACGAACAGAAACTACAACGCCGACGACCACGATGATGAATCACTGCGAAACCCTTCGTAATCGGAAAGGCGAAGTCGCCGGCAGAACGGCGGCGGAGTGCGCGACTGTGTGTTGCTGTCTTCCCTGTGCGATGATTCATTTTCTCATACTGGCGGTGTATAAAGTCCCGACGGGATTGTGCCGGAAACTGTTGAGAAAGAATAAACAGAAAAGGCTTTTgaataacaacaataagaaaATTGAATCCAAATGCTGCCAATTAACCGGTGCCGGCGACGGAAAAGAATCGGAAAATGTAAAAGCCATCGGCGAAAAGCCGGCGTCGGCGGAATCGGAAACGGAGATGTGGGGCCGGTTTTATGAAGGTGGATTTTGGAGAAACTCATCtgagaaaaaagaagaataa
- the LOC101249750 gene encoding protein CHLORORESPIRATORY REDUCTION 42, chloroplastic — MALVSFTSIPKCPNSSRFSYSSTQLPFNLITKCELINTNDGSQKLEIGSPIIVIESPKLLKTAASVPCLRPNVGLVKPGDVGRIVSRKPMDVWAVRLSIGTYLIDRKYFKPLELDD, encoded by the exons ATGGCACTAGTTTCTTTCACCTCAATTCCCAAATGCCCAAATTCATCAAGATTTAGCTATAGTTCAACACAATTACCCTTCAATTTAATCACCAAATGTGAGTTAATAAACACAAATGATGGCTCACAAAAACTTGAAATTGGGTCACCAATTATAGTAATTGAGTCTCCAAAGTTGCTTAAAACAGCTGCCTCTGTGCCTTGTCTTAGACCCAATGTTGGCTTGGTCAAACCCGGTGACGTTGGCAG GATAGTGTCAAGGAAACCTATGGATGTGTGGGCAGTTCGTCTCAGCATTGGCACTTATCTTAttgatagaaaatattttaagccCTTAGAGCTAGACGATTGA
- the LOC101250040 gene encoding uncharacterized protein, which translates to MGKFVKIPFIGFMLFCVLAMVIEAENMKYKDPKQKLSVRIKDLLKRMTLEEKIGQMTQIERKVASAEVMSKYFIGSLLSGGGSVPKPNATAEDWVNMVNDFQKGSLSTRLGIPMIYGIDAVHGHNNVYKATIFPHNIGLGVTRDPELMKRIGAATALEVRATGIPYAFSPCIAVCRNPRWGRCYESFSEDINIVRSMTEIIPGLQGDLPAGMSKGTPYVNGKTKVAGCAKHFVADGGTVNGLDENNTIVDSKGLFSIHMPAYYDSVIKGVATVMASYSSLNGDRMHANTHLLTGFLKKRLNFRGFVISDWEGINRITNPANSNYTYSVEASINAGIDMVMVPNNYTDFIGNLTMLVNKNIVPMSRIDDAVKRILRVKFVMGLFEDPMGDHSLAKHLGSPEHREIAREAVRKSLVLLKNGKTPQQPLLPLPKKAAKILVAGTHAHNLGYQCGGWTILWQGVPHNNLTIGTTVLDAVKKTVDPATQVVFNEVPDSNFVQSSKFDYAVVVVGENTYAEMYGDSSNLTIPDPGPSIIQNVCGAMKCVVVIISGRPVVIEPYVEKMDAIVAAWLPGTEGQGIADVLFGDYGFTGKLARTWFKRVDQLPMNVGDPHYDPLFPFGFGLTTQAVNGNQKNMI; encoded by the exons ATGGGGAAATTTGTAAAAATACCCTTTATAggatttatgttattttgtgTATTGGCTATGGTTATAGAGgcagaaaatatgaaatataaagatcCAAAACAAAAATTGAGTGTTAGAATTAAAGATTTATTGAAAAGAATGACACTTGAAGAAAAAATTGGTCAAATGACTCAAATTGAGAGGAAAGTTGCATCTGCTGAGGTTatgagtaaatattttattg GGAGTCTATTGAGTGGTGGAGGGAGTGTACCAAAACCTAATGCCACAGCTGAGGATTGGGTGAATATGgtaaatgattttcaaaaggGGTCTCTCTCGACTCGTCTCGGTATTCCCATGATTTATGGCATTGATGCAGTTCATGGCCATAACAATGTCTACAAAGCTACAATCTTTCCTCACAATATTGGACTTGGTGTCACCAG GGATCCTGAACTTATGAAGCGAATCGGAGCTGCAACAGCACTTGAAGTCAGAGCTACTGGAATACCATATGCTTTCTCACCATGCATTGCA GTATGTAGAAACCCGAGGTGGGGTCGTTGTTACGAAAGTTTCAGCGAAGATATTAACATTGTACGAAGCATGACAGAGATCATTCCTGGTTTACAAGGCGATTTACCGGCTGGCATGAGCAAGGGAACACCTTATGTTAACGGAAA GACAAAGGTAGCAGGCTGTGCTAAGCACTTTGTGGCAGACGGTGGTACTGTGAATGGACTCGATGAAAACAACACAATAGTCGATTCAAAAGGATTATTTAGCATCCACATGCCTGCATATTACGATTCAGTCATAAAGGGTGTTGCAACAGTTATGGCATCTTACTCGAGCTTGAACGGTGACAGGATGCATGCCAACACACATCTACTCACTGGCTTCCTAAAGAAGAGGTTGAACTTCAGG GGCTTTGTCATTTCAGATTGGGAAGGTATTAACCGGATTACGAACCCAGCTAACTCTAATTACACGTATTCAGTTGAAGCAAGTATTAACGCAGGAATTGACATG GTTATGGTACCGAATAACTACACAGATTTTATTGGCAATCTAACAATGCTAGTGAATAAAAACATCGTTCCCATGAGCAGAATCGATGATGCCGTGAAGCGTATACTAAGGGTTAAGTTTGTCATGGGACTGTTTGAGGATCCAATGGGTGATCATAGCTTAGCTAAACATTTGGGCAGCCCG GAACATAGAGAAATTGCAAGAGAAGCAGTAAGGAAATCACTTGTGCTTTTGAAGAATGGCAAAACACCTCAGCAACCATTACTTCCCCTTCCGAAAAAGGCCGCGAAGATACTTGTTGCTGGAACTCATGCACACAATTTGGGTTACCAGTGTGGAGGCTGGACTATACTATGGCAGGGTGTTCCTCACAATAACCTTACAATCG GAACAACTGTCTTAGATGCTGTAAAGAAAACTGTTGATCCTGCAACGCAAGTAGTATTCAACGAGGTGCCAGACAGTAACTTTGTGCAATCGAGCAAATTCGACTATGCTGTTGTAGTTGTTGGTGAAAATACATATGCTGAAATGTACGGCGATAGCTCAAACCTCACAATACCTGATCCAGGTCCTAGCATTATACAAAACGTTTGTGGAGCTATGAAATGTGTTGTAGTCATCATCTCTGGACGTCCTGTTGTGATCGAGCCATACGTTGAGAAAATGGATGCAATTGTGGCTGCTTGGCTTCCAGGAACTGAAGGACAAGGTATTGCTGATGTTCTGTTTGGTGACTATGGATTCACTGGTAAACTCGCGCGTACTTGGTTCAAGAGAGTCGATCAGCTCCCAATGAACGTTGGCGATCCACACTATGATCCTTTGTTTCCCTTCGGATTCGGACTCACAACTCAGGCAGTGAATGGAAACCAGAAAAACATGATTTGA